One genomic window of Deinococcus aetherius includes the following:
- a CDS encoding DUF11 domain-containing protein, which translates to MKRPHLLLLAPLLLSAGTPAGSVIENVGVYEDDSGRVESRVTVTVAPVCSASLTPGRTDRSTHVGEAVTAAYLLTNTGNTPATFPLGLTTPKDQTSAFTVVADLNGNGLPDDVPVASVTLAPDGAITLLVSTTPARPGVNNTTLITGCHSDLTATLTVTANIGAPGISKTVDGDTTTEVGDLVRYTVTVTNPEGVEMPDVLIEDTLSPALEFVAVEGAAASATPLSGGQTRVAWRQSLAPGERRVYTLVARVRGETADDTEVTNVATATGEGGSNTSTPPAIVRVFTSRILVTKAVSTAVVDPGGTVTYTVTVTNPADTTLQETVIQDTPDPRLEVLPGTVRVNGTPVAATLAGGVLAVPVGTLAPHSSAAITYDVRLPLTGDGTPLDNAAQARARGRQGVVMAAVKSNVASAKVTLRKSLSGSGNDLVGRVFVDVDGNARYTSGTDRPVPRARVLLAGGREALTDAAGLYSFKNVVAGLNAVRLDPRSVPYTPAPAFSAPQFSAPGSATVQVAALTVLDFPLQPNRLGVGAGAELRLAGSTHTFTPRASDAGWDVSSRSEAGACVRLGEAPAGRVVRLPAGVTVTTPLPSPHPAATRRPLNLPPMEEVPCP; encoded by the coding sequence ATGAAACGCCCCCACCTGCTGCTGCTTGCGCCCCTGCTGCTCTCGGCCGGAACCCCCGCCGGAAGCGTCATCGAGAATGTCGGCGTCTACGAGGATGACTCGGGCCGGGTCGAGAGCCGGGTCACGGTCACCGTCGCCCCGGTCTGCTCGGCGAGCCTGACGCCGGGCCGCACGGACCGCAGCACGCATGTGGGCGAAGCCGTCACCGCCGCCTATCTCCTCACGAACACTGGCAATACCCCCGCCACCTTCCCGCTAGGCCTCACCACTCCCAAGGACCAGACCTCCGCCTTCACGGTCGTGGCCGACCTCAACGGCAACGGGCTGCCCGACGACGTGCCCGTGGCCTCGGTCACCCTCGCACCTGACGGGGCGATCACCTTGCTCGTGAGCACCACCCCGGCGCGCCCGGGGGTCAACAACACCACCCTCATCACAGGGTGTCACAGCGACCTCACAGCCACCCTGACCGTCACGGCGAACATCGGCGCCCCCGGGATCAGCAAGACGGTGGACGGGGACACTACCACCGAGGTGGGCGACCTCGTGCGCTACACGGTCACCGTCACCAACCCCGAGGGGGTCGAGATGCCGGACGTTCTCATCGAGGACACCCTCAGCCCGGCGCTGGAGTTCGTCGCGGTCGAGGGCGCGGCGGCCAGCGCCACCCCGCTCTCAGGCGGGCAGACGCGGGTGGCCTGGCGGCAGTCCCTGGCACCGGGCGAGCGCCGCGTCTACACGCTGGTAGCGCGGGTGCGTGGGGAGACCGCCGACGATACCGAGGTCACGAACGTCGCCACCGCGACCGGCGAGGGCGGCAGCAACACCTCCACGCCGCCCGCCATCGTGCGGGTCTTCACCTCGCGCATCCTGGTGACCAAGGCGGTGAGCACGGCGGTGGTCGACCCGGGCGGCACCGTCACCTACACGGTCACCGTCACCAACCCCGCCGACACCACCCTCCAGGAGACGGTGATCCAGGACACGCCCGACCCCCGGCTGGAGGTGCTGCCGGGGACGGTGCGGGTGAACGGCACCCCGGTGGCGGCCACCCTCGCGGGCGGCGTGTTGGCGGTCCCGGTCGGCACCCTCGCCCCGCACTCGAGCGCGGCAATCACCTACGACGTCCGGCTGCCGCTGACCGGTGACGGCACGCCCTTAGACAACGCCGCGCAGGCGCGGGCCCGGGGCCGCCAGGGCGTGGTGATGGCCGCCGTGAAGAGCAACGTTGCCAGTGCAAAGGTGACCCTGCGCAAGAGCCTCAGCGGCTCGGGCAACGATCTCGTCGGGCGGGTCTTCGTGGACGTGGACGGCAACGCCCGCTACACGTCCGGGACCGACCGCCCGGTGCCCCGTGCCCGGGTGCTCCTCGCCGGGGGGCGCGAGGCGCTGACCGACGCGGCCGGGCTGTACTCCTTCAAGAACGTGGTCGCCGGACTCAACGCCGTGCGGCTCGACCCGCGCAGCGTGCCGTACACCCCTGCCCCCGCGTTCTCCGCGCCGCAGTTCTCGGCCCCCGGCAGCGCCACCGTGCAGGTCGCGGCCCTGACGGTGCTCGACTTCCCGCTGCAACCGAACCGGCTGGGCGTAGGCGCCGGGGCCGAGTTGCGCCTCGCCGGGAGCACCCACACCTTCACCCCGCGCGCCTCGGACGCCGGGTGGGACGTCTCCAGCCGCTCGGAGGCCGGGGCCTGCGTGCGCCTCGGTGAAGCGCCCGCCGGGCGGGTGGTCCGCCTCCCGGCGGGCGTCACCGTCACCACCCCGCTGCCCAGCCCACACCCCGCCGCCACCCGCCGCCCGCTTAACCTGCCCCCCATGGAGGAAGTCCCGTGCCCCTGA
- a CDS encoding SDR family oxidoreductase, protein MDVKNKVVLVTGASSGIGKAAAELFAAQGAQVALAARSAEALETLAARLPGSLAIATDMTREKDVRRMVERTHEHYGRIDVLVNNAGRGMRAGVAEVGLQEFRDLLELNVISLLHATQRVVPIMRAQGGGMLVNISSGTTKMLIPGMGLYSATKHVVNHLSDIARLELAPLGIRVSTVYPTRTATDFGFNSVGIRPGEGEAYTQGDSPEYVAGLILEAVRTEAPEVMAEAVRRMAARTYEG, encoded by the coding sequence ATGGACGTCAAGAACAAGGTGGTCCTGGTCACGGGCGCGTCTTCCGGCATCGGGAAGGCCGCCGCCGAGCTGTTCGCCGCCCAGGGAGCCCAGGTCGCGCTGGCCGCCCGGTCGGCTGAGGCACTCGAAACCCTCGCCGCGCGGCTGCCCGGCTCCCTCGCCATCGCCACCGACATGACCCGGGAGAAGGACGTGCGGCGGATGGTGGAGCGCACCCACGAGCACTACGGGCGCATCGACGTTCTGGTGAACAACGCCGGGCGTGGCATGCGCGCGGGCGTGGCGGAGGTGGGGTTGCAGGAGTTCCGGGACCTGCTGGAACTGAACGTGATCAGCCTGCTCCACGCCACGCAGCGGGTCGTGCCCATCATGCGGGCGCAGGGCGGCGGGATGCTCGTGAACATCAGCTCCGGCACGACCAAAATGCTGATTCCGGGCATGGGGCTGTATTCCGCGACCAAACACGTGGTCAACCACCTCTCGGACATCGCCCGCCTGGAACTCGCGCCCCTGGGCATCCGGGTCAGCACGGTGTACCCGACCCGGACCGCGACCGACTTCGGCTTCAACTCGGTGGGCATCCGGCCCGGCGAGGGCGAGGCCTACACGCAGGGGGACTCCCCCGAGTACGTGGCGGGGCTGATCCTCGAAGCGGTGCGGACCGAGGCGCCGGAGGTCATGGCCGAGGCGGTGCGGCGCATGGCCGCCCGGACGTACGAGGGGTGA
- a CDS encoding COG1361 family protein produces MKKLLVTALLAAASGALAVGAPAGSTIQNIGVFEFTDVGGTTTSTPTTPVNITVTQQYDPNVSPDGSVAAPGQTQTALPGQTATLTYNVTNSGNGTDTLNLSVTDAQTGAPLGATIYLDNPLTGTVGSYDPGDTVVTSLQNMTADETRRVFVVYTVPSNAAGNQQTYVNLTATSAGNPAKTDSNNVGLITATSILSFTLDGDNTVSVTPTGTVTATHTLTNTGNATLDASTLVATTTLTDPNAASGGVSYTVTNSATGASVSNASLQTALQNAGNLPAGETYTIVVTYTGAAGATNGQSFTNQLTVYSNAADSTGFDNRVEQGQSVSDTDTVNVNRGVASVSKTVDNCGTDASCQTAPVLNSTTAKPGEYLRYTVTVTNTGGSALRFPTLRDYVPANTTFKSVTGSSTQAGNVLFSNNRTNWYLGAPNTLATSTTSASGPFVYVGLDSSGDSTVDAGDSLAPGQTLRLVITVQVRNN; encoded by the coding sequence ATGAAGAAGCTGCTCGTCACCGCCCTGCTCGCCGCCGCCTCCGGCGCCCTCGCCGTCGGCGCCCCCGCCGGCAGCACCATTCAGAACATCGGTGTCTTCGAATTCACCGACGTGGGCGGCACCACCACCTCCACGCCCACCACGCCGGTGAACATCACGGTGACCCAGCAGTACGACCCGAACGTCTCCCCGGACGGCTCGGTCGCTGCCCCCGGCCAGACGCAGACCGCGCTGCCCGGCCAGACCGCCACCCTGACCTACAACGTCACCAACAGCGGCAACGGCACCGACACCCTGAACCTCAGCGTCACGGACGCGCAGACGGGGGCCCCGCTAGGCGCGACGATCTACCTCGACAACCCCCTTACGGGCACCGTCGGCAGCTACGATCCCGGCGACACGGTCGTGACCAGCCTCCAGAACATGACCGCCGACGAGACCCGCCGGGTCTTCGTGGTGTACACCGTCCCCAGCAACGCTGCGGGCAACCAGCAGACCTACGTCAACCTCACGGCGACCTCGGCGGGGAACCCGGCCAAGACCGACAGCAACAACGTCGGTCTGATCACGGCGACCAGTATCCTCTCCTTCACGCTCGATGGGGACAACACGGTCAGTGTCACCCCGACCGGCACCGTTACCGCGACGCACACCCTGACGAACACCGGCAACGCTACCCTCGACGCGAGTACCCTGGTCGCCACGACCACGCTGACCGACCCGAACGCGGCGAGCGGCGGCGTGAGCTACACCGTCACCAACAGCGCCACCGGCGCCTCGGTCAGCAACGCCAGCCTCCAGACGGCGCTGCAAAACGCGGGGAACCTGCCCGCAGGCGAGACCTACACCATCGTGGTGACCTACACGGGCGCGGCGGGCGCGACCAACGGTCAGTCGTTCACCAACCAGCTCACGGTGTACAGCAACGCGGCCGACAGCACCGGCTTCGACAACCGCGTCGAACAGGGCCAGTCCGTCAGCGACACCGACACGGTGAACGTCAACCGTGGGGTGGCGAGCGTCTCCAAGACCGTGGACAACTGCGGCACTGACGCCTCCTGCCAGACGGCCCCGGTGCTGAACTCCACGACCGCCAAGCCCGGCGAGTACCTGCGCTACACCGTCACGGTCACCAACACGGGCGGCTCGGCGCTGCGCTTCCCCACCCTGCGCGACTACGTGCCCGCGAACACGACCTTTAAGTCGGTCACCGGCAGCTCCACCCAGGCGGGCAACGTCCTGTTCAGCAACAACCGCACCAACTGGTACCTGGGCGCCCCGAACACGCTGGCGACCAGCACGACGAGCGCCTCGGGCCCCTTCGTGTACGTCGGCCTGGACAGCAGCGGCGACTCCACTGTGGACGCGGGCGACAGCCTCGCCCCCGGCCAGACCCTGCGCCTCGTGATCACGGTACAGGTGCGCAACAACTAA